AACTAAAACAGCAATTCCTTTCACACTTTCCGGTTCCAACTGTACGTTTCTATGTAAATCCAAATAAACAGATGCTTTGGCTTGGGTTTGATCATCAACTAATACAAACCCAGATCTTTCTGGTATCGCAACATTAACAACAGCTTTTCTAACTCCCTGAATTTCCTCAATGGTAGAGGCTAAAAAATTTTGCTGTGCTAGTTGCATTCTTTGGGCTCTTTCTTCACTAGTCATCATAAAGGAACCACCTGTAAAGGCATCCTCGAAAGAAAATCTAGCCGTAGGAAGACCTTCAGTAGCAACTACAACTTGTGCTCGTTTTTCGTCATTTACCGGAACCTCTACGATGCTACTTGTAGCACCATGCCTTGCTCGAATACCATTTGCTTCAAGCGTATCCATAACTTCTCCAGCTTGTTGTGGATCCAAATCATTATACAAGACTGTATAATCGGTACGAGAGAAATAAAGTATTGCCCCAGTTAAAATTCCTAAAACCAAAATGGCCACTATTACTATTTTAATTTTGTCTTTTCGGTCAAACTTTTCGAAGTATTCGTTTAGCTGTGACCTTATTTTATCTAGTGCTTCTGACATTTGCTTAGGTTCACCTCAGCTTCATTAGTGCTGTTATATTTGCATTCTCATAATTTCTTGGTAGGCATCAACCAACTTACCTCTTACAGCTGTCATCATTTGTATTGCAATATCAGCTTTTTGCGATGCAATCATAACCTCATGAACATTTTCTATTTCTCCAGTTACAAGCTTTTCTGTATATTGATCAGAATCTAACTGCAACTGATTCACAATATTAATGGCATTACTCAATTCATCTCTAAAGCTATTTCCTTTTCCTTCTTCGTTTTTAAACAGGCCTAAGCCTCCATTTACCGAGGTGTAGTGATTATTTATTTGCATAAAAATACCTCCTAGCGTCCAATTTCAAGCGCACGCATCGCCATATTAACAGTGGTGTTCATAGCTGTAATGTTCGCTTCATAAGCTCGCGAAGCTGATATCATATTTGCCATTTCTGTAACAGTATCTACATTGGGCATCATAACATATCCATCTTTGTTGGCATCAGGATGTCCC
This genomic interval from Tindallia magadiensis contains the following:
- the fliE gene encoding flagellar hook-basal body complex protein FliE, with protein sequence MQINNHYTSVNGGLGLFKNEEGKGNSFRDELSNAINIVNQLQLDSDQYTEKLVTGEIENVHEVMIASQKADIAIQMMTAVRGKLVDAYQEIMRMQI